In one Perca fluviatilis chromosome 7, GENO_Pfluv_1.0, whole genome shotgun sequence genomic region, the following are encoded:
- the dctn3 gene encoding dynactin subunit 3 — protein sequence MDNILEVDNLEMRLRELESRIYGERRNKSVKPVKCAESLARIQAGLTNTANKRERVKILHKKIEDLLKYLDPQFTDHISVPDAMKLEFILAEEDFLLSQAALLEQVSNTQPLLDSTYIRDVPEHATKLQRLSQIHIKEQDQTEAQSLEVKKLFEEYNKMMFLLSKQFTQWDETLRKLEEAKGIRPVE from the exons ATGGATAACATTTTGGAGGTGGATAACCTAGAAATGCGTCTTCGGGAGCTGGAGAGTCGTATATACGGGGAGAGAAGAAACAAAAGTGTAAAACCCGTCAAG TGCGCTGAGTCTTTGGCCAGGATTCAGGCTGGTCTGACCAATACGGCCAACAAGAGAGAACGAGTGAAGATCCTGCACAAGAAGA TTGAGGACCTGCTGAAGTACCTGGACCCCCAGTTCACAGACCACATCTCTGTACCTGACGCCATGAAGCTGGAGTTCATTCTTGCTG AGGAGGACTTCCTGCTTTCCCAGGCTGCTTTGCTGGAGCAGGTCAGCAACACGCAGCCGCTGCTGGACAGCACGTACATCCGAG ATGTACCGGAACACGCCACCAAGCTGCAGCGCCTGTCACAGATTCACATCAAAGAGCAG GACCAAACTGAGGCTCAGTCCTTGGAAGTGAAGAAGCTTTTTGAGGAATACAACAAAATG ATGTTCCTGCTGTCCAAGCAGTTCACCCAATGGGATGAGACCCTGAGGAAGCTGGAGGAGGCCAAGGGCATTCGGCCCGTGGAGTAG